One Mesorhizobium sp. L-2-11 genomic region harbors:
- a CDS encoding LuxR family transcriptional regulator produces MQLVFETLLEQLSLSVDEVDFHNALASAAGAFDIPAFAYLSLVSDRVTKPRLISNYHSGWTWHYLRHQYERIDPVIEWARCSECPFQWGPGFGHAGISKRQQQLFDEAAEFGICCGLTIPLVDRRGGVAAMTFAADRLDPTFLRTAEQYEQALEIMAMCFHIGVRRKLSGGLAVDGVSLTPREYECLQWTAKGKSAWEIGCILGIKERTAAFHLDNAKKKLGVRTKNQAVTLLASSRSSIP; encoded by the coding sequence ATGCAGCTCGTCTTCGAAACTTTGCTGGAACAGTTGTCTTTGAGCGTTGATGAAGTCGACTTCCATAACGCACTGGCCAGCGCCGCCGGCGCCTTCGACATTCCCGCATTCGCCTATCTGTCTCTGGTGTCTGATCGCGTCACAAAACCCAGGCTGATATCGAACTATCATTCCGGCTGGACGTGGCACTACTTGCGCCACCAATACGAAAGGATCGACCCGGTCATAGAATGGGCAAGGTGCAGCGAATGTCCCTTTCAGTGGGGACCGGGTTTCGGCCATGCCGGCATTTCAAAGCGACAGCAACAGCTTTTCGACGAGGCTGCCGAATTCGGCATCTGCTGCGGACTGACCATTCCACTTGTCGACCGCCGCGGCGGTGTCGCTGCGATGACCTTCGCGGCAGACAGGCTCGATCCGACCTTCCTGCGCACCGCCGAGCAATATGAGCAAGCGCTCGAGATTATGGCAATGTGTTTTCACATTGGCGTTCGCCGCAAGCTTTCGGGTGGGCTGGCGGTGGATGGTGTTTCGCTGACGCCTCGTGAGTACGAATGCCTGCAATGGACGGCAAAGGGCAAGTCCGCCTGGGAGATCGGCTGCATCTTGGGGATCAAGGAGCGCACGGCCGCTTTCCATCTGGACAATGCCAAGAAGAAGCTCGGCGTGCGCACCAAAAATCAGGCGGTGACGCTGCTGGCCTCCTCACGATCATCAATTCCCTGA
- a CDS encoding GntR family transcriptional regulator, which yields MSKAATAFKREAPRTAPPRGQSVEIHRVLRDRICLLQYRPGELLVETELAAEFNVSRTPVRQALQRLDYEGLVETKNGVGTTVTGVDFKEFKDVYAFRLRLSEMIGDFSRPERAPKALEAVEALVPRVEALLHSRDFEQFWQINHELHFAVNGLISNSAMRESHDRLYFQASRVWYSLVDRMWEDEVRFLKEEVDELCRALRAGDLRAVGFVQRNFISYGLLRVARYISTG from the coding sequence ATGTCTAAAGCCGCGACAGCATTTAAGCGAGAGGCGCCACGAACCGCGCCTCCTCGGGGCCAGTCGGTCGAGATCCATCGCGTTCTTCGAGACCGGATTTGTCTGTTGCAATACCGGCCCGGAGAACTGCTCGTCGAGACAGAATTGGCTGCGGAGTTCAATGTCAGTCGTACACCGGTTCGGCAGGCGTTGCAGCGTCTTGACTACGAAGGTCTTGTTGAAACCAAGAATGGAGTCGGCACGACAGTCACCGGAGTGGATTTCAAGGAATTCAAGGACGTCTACGCTTTCCGTCTAAGACTGAGTGAAATGATCGGCGATTTCAGCAGACCCGAGCGAGCCCCCAAAGCACTTGAGGCAGTCGAGGCACTTGTCCCGCGGGTGGAAGCCCTTCTTCATTCGAGAGATTTTGAGCAGTTCTGGCAGATTAACCATGAGCTTCATTTCGCGGTCAATGGGCTTATCAGCAATTCCGCGATGAGGGAGAGCCACGACCGCCTGTACTTTCAGGCCTCACGTGTCTGGTACAGCTTGGTAGATAGAATGTGGGAGGATGAAGTCAGGTTCTTAAAGGAGGAAGTTGATGAACTCTGTCGCGCGTTGCGTGCTGGAGATCTGAGAGCAGTCGGATTTGTGCAGCGAAACTTCATCTCATACGGCCTATTGCGCGTCGCGAGATACATCTCCACGGGCTAG
- a CDS encoding maleate cis-trans isomerase family protein — translation MQQTGTVEYSLGRGGIRFDGGRHHKAKLGFVLLAMEQTIEEDMFKLAPHGVGVHFQRAPMANKVDVETLSAMASGIGDAASLIVPEVQLDVICYACTSGSVVIGEDKVFAELTRGAPGAKPTSIISGVMRALKAMNARKITVATPYVDPVNEIERVYMEERGFEILNIQGLNIENDEDMVRVTPDYIYEFAKQVDRADSDAIFISCGALRSVDIIQALEAESGKPVITSNQAMIWDCLRLAGVNDRSDKYGRLFKEN, via the coding sequence ATGCAACAGACTGGAACCGTTGAATATTCACTCGGTCGCGGAGGCATCCGGTTCGACGGGGGGCGCCATCACAAGGCCAAGCTGGGGTTCGTTCTTCTGGCGATGGAGCAGACCATCGAAGAGGATATGTTCAAGCTGGCTCCGCACGGGGTCGGCGTTCACTTCCAGAGAGCCCCGATGGCAAATAAGGTGGACGTCGAAACTTTGTCTGCCATGGCTTCGGGAATCGGCGACGCTGCTTCCCTGATCGTTCCGGAGGTGCAACTCGACGTCATTTGCTACGCATGCACTTCTGGAAGCGTCGTGATCGGCGAAGACAAGGTGTTCGCGGAACTCACACGCGGTGCACCCGGCGCCAAGCCGACATCTATAATCTCCGGCGTCATGCGCGCCCTGAAGGCGATGAATGCGAGGAAGATCACCGTCGCGACTCCTTATGTCGATCCGGTTAACGAGATCGAGCGGGTTTATATGGAAGAACGGGGATTTGAGATCCTGAATATCCAGGGTTTGAACATTGAAAATGATGAAGACATGGTGCGGGTGACCCCTGACTATATCTACGAATTCGCGAAGCAGGTCGATCGGGCAGATTCCGATGCCATTTTTATCAGTTGCGGTGCCCTTCGCTCGGTGGACATTATCCAGGCACTTGAAGCAGAATCGGGTAAGCCGGTGATCACCAGCAACCAGGCGATGATATGGGATTGCTTGCGGTTGGCGGGGGTGAACGACCGGAGCGACAAATATGGCCGACTTTTCAAAGAGAACTGA
- a CDS encoding M24 family metallopeptidase: MRPGKQRTEKLKKALHAGGFESAILTNPDSIAYFGEYLDYLGIDFGRPTLMTVPVDGEPTIITPLMESEMCGRMSWVTDIRPWSDGINDEWRSVLKSAVEGKARRVAIEKRSIPALVANDLLPMLHGAEVGDAGPVISEIRMIKSADEIGIMRKAGEVAVAMVKGAREVIAEGVPEYEVALAVIAAGTRKAASFLDDKTDRFVSPTIYNLQILQSGTDVCLVHRRSSVREIRKGDPVYLCFCGIANFRNYKLGFDREFFVGGATDEQVRVYETAVAAQQAALAAIKPGIACEEINAAAEAVYTEAGFAAGYRTGRSVGQSFLEFPELKRGEKRLLEAGMTFAVDGGITIEGSFGGRIGDSIVVTDTGFEYLTNYPRELAVV; the protein is encoded by the coding sequence ATGAGACCAGGCAAGCAACGTACCGAGAAACTGAAGAAGGCGCTCCATGCGGGTGGCTTCGAAAGCGCCATTCTGACCAACCCGGATTCCATCGCCTACTTCGGCGAGTATCTGGACTATCTGGGCATAGACTTCGGCCGGCCTACTCTGATGACGGTTCCGGTTGACGGCGAGCCGACCATTATTACTCCCCTGATGGAATCGGAGATGTGCGGACGGATGAGCTGGGTGACCGACATCCGCCCTTGGAGCGACGGCATCAACGACGAGTGGCGGAGCGTCCTCAAATCGGCGGTCGAAGGAAAGGCGCGCCGAGTTGCAATCGAGAAGCGATCCATCCCGGCGCTCGTGGCCAATGATTTGCTCCCCATGCTTCATGGAGCCGAAGTCGGCGACGCGGGACCTGTCATCTCGGAGATCCGGATGATCAAGTCGGCCGATGAGATCGGAATTATGCGCAAGGCGGGCGAAGTTGCCGTCGCCATGGTGAAAGGCGCGCGCGAAGTCATTGCCGAGGGCGTGCCGGAGTACGAGGTCGCGCTGGCAGTCATCGCAGCGGGCACCAGGAAGGCAGCGTCATTCCTCGATGACAAGACGGATCGTTTCGTCTCTCCTACCATCTACAATCTTCAGATCCTGCAGTCGGGCACCGACGTGTGCCTGGTACACCGACGTTCGTCGGTTCGTGAAATCCGAAAGGGAGATCCAGTTTATCTCTGCTTCTGCGGGATCGCCAACTTCCGCAACTACAAGCTCGGCTTCGACCGCGAATTCTTCGTCGGCGGAGCGACAGACGAGCAAGTCCGTGTTTATGAGACTGCCGTGGCCGCTCAGCAGGCGGCGCTCGCGGCAATCAAGCCGGGCATCGCATGCGAGGAAATCAACGCCGCTGCAGAAGCAGTCTACACCGAGGCAGGTTTCGCGGCTGGATATCGAACTGGTCGTTCGGTCGGTCAGTCATTCCTGGAGTTCCCGGAACTGAAGCGCGGAGAGAAGCGTCTGCTCGAAGCCGGCATGACCTTCGCGGTGGACGGTGGGATCACGATCGAAGGAAGCTTCGGCGGGCGTATCGGCGACTCGATCGTGGTGACCGATACCGGATTCGAGTACCTGACGAACTATCCGCGTGAACTCGCAGTCGTTTGA
- a CDS encoding amidase, protein MTERKSVKQIAAEIRGGRSVVEVVEESLATAERLNPEHFSFITIMRDQALLRAAKADARRRHGHDGMLLEGVPFAAKDMFETADVLTTGGSPVLKDNVPDTSAQVITRLEEAGSVLIGKANQHEFAYGATGENSWSGTTRNPFDTTRLAGGSSGGSAAAVAAGIVPYALGTDTGGSVRVPAALCGVVGFKPSFGRMSLQGVIPYCWSLDHAGIFANNVEDVALVLDQTTSIGRAPVHRNLKVGTVRGWAERSDAPVRKAFLMAKSALEQMGASFTEIELPDQAEARTVSLTIQLAETLAYHGPNLARARSSFGEDMLSGMALGQFLSAESYIQCKRMLEVYDRAFSETMSTVDVLLTPSCPITAPKVGSVRVDVGGDSLPVGNALTLFTSFFNLVGAPAIAFPVPEATSYLPVSAQLVGRRNRDSELLAVAQAFEENLRGTNKIAT, encoded by the coding sequence ATGACTGAGAGGAAATCCGTCAAACAGATCGCGGCAGAAATTCGAGGCGGCCGCTCGGTTGTCGAAGTTGTCGAAGAGAGCTTGGCAACAGCGGAACGACTGAATCCCGAGCACTTCAGCTTCATAACGATTATGCGGGATCAAGCACTCTTGCGGGCGGCAAAAGCCGACGCCCGGAGAAGACACGGCCATGATGGGATGCTGCTCGAGGGCGTGCCTTTCGCGGCAAAGGACATGTTCGAAACCGCCGACGTTCTCACAACGGGCGGAAGTCCGGTACTGAAGGATAATGTGCCTGACACATCAGCCCAGGTCATCACGCGTCTGGAGGAGGCTGGCTCTGTACTGATCGGCAAGGCGAACCAGCACGAGTTCGCGTATGGCGCGACGGGGGAGAACAGCTGGAGCGGTACGACACGCAATCCGTTCGACACCACACGGTTGGCTGGAGGATCCAGCGGAGGGTCGGCTGCCGCGGTTGCGGCGGGGATCGTGCCCTACGCACTGGGAACGGACACTGGCGGGTCGGTTCGCGTTCCAGCCGCACTTTGTGGAGTAGTTGGTTTCAAACCCAGCTTCGGGCGCATGAGCCTTCAAGGCGTCATTCCATACTGCTGGTCTCTCGATCATGCCGGGATCTTCGCCAACAACGTGGAAGACGTGGCCCTCGTCCTAGATCAGACGACATCTATCGGTCGCGCACCGGTACACAGGAACCTAAAGGTCGGGACTGTAAGGGGGTGGGCCGAAAGAAGTGACGCCCCCGTCCGTAAGGCGTTCCTCATGGCCAAATCTGCCCTCGAGCAAATGGGGGCATCATTCACGGAAATCGAGCTCCCGGACCAAGCGGAAGCAAGAACAGTTTCGCTGACGATACAGTTGGCAGAGACGTTGGCCTATCATGGCCCCAACCTCGCGCGTGCGCGCTCATCGTTCGGGGAAGACATGCTGAGCGGGATGGCGCTCGGACAGTTCCTTTCGGCAGAAAGCTACATACAGTGCAAGCGCATGCTTGAGGTTTATGATCGGGCGTTCTCAGAGACGATGAGCACCGTGGACGTTCTGCTGACGCCCAGTTGCCCGATCACGGCCCCCAAAGTCGGTTCCGTGCGTGTCGACGTGGGAGGTGACAGTCTGCCCGTAGGAAACGCGCTGACCCTGTTCACATCGTTCTTCAACCTCGTGGGGGCACCAGCTATCGCGTTCCCCGTCCCTGAAGCGACATCCTACCTTCCTGTATCAGCGCAGCTAGTCGGCCGACGCAATCGCGACTCCGAGCTTCTGGCGGTAGCGCAGGCTTTTGAGGAAAACCTTCGAGGAACAAACAAGATCGCGACCTAG
- a CDS encoding ABC transporter substrate-binding protein, with product MNKFLYLVAAIASIPTVSSTTFAADQLVIASFGGAYTASQSKAFIEPYTAEKGAKVLTADYNGGLAELRSQVQSGNGAWDVIDLELQDALRACDDGLIEKIDASQLAPAADGTAAKDDFLPDTLMDCGVGTIMWSNIIAYDKTKFPNGGPKTIADFFDLKKFPGKRGLSNKPNVNLEWALMADGVPNDKVYETLATKEGLDRAFAELDSIKKDVVFWGAHAQAPQLLADGEVVMTAAANGRIYDAISKENKPFEIVWDGQIWNLDVWAISKASKNKDAALDFVKFSTTGQRLADMTKYISYGPVRKSSQSLVPETIRTSLPTYEDNFKTSLANDLEFWADHQDEINQRWATWMAK from the coding sequence ATGAATAAGTTTCTATATCTAGTGGCTGCGATTGCTAGCATCCCCACCGTTTCTTCCACAACCTTCGCCGCGGACCAACTGGTTATCGCGTCGTTCGGAGGTGCCTACACGGCCAGTCAGTCAAAGGCCTTTATCGAGCCCTACACGGCCGAGAAAGGCGCCAAGGTACTCACCGCTGATTATAACGGCGGTCTCGCGGAACTTCGATCCCAGGTTCAATCCGGCAACGGCGCTTGGGATGTGATCGACCTCGAGCTTCAGGATGCGCTCAGAGCTTGCGATGACGGCCTCATCGAAAAGATCGACGCCTCCCAGCTCGCTCCGGCCGCCGATGGAACCGCCGCTAAGGACGACTTCCTGCCAGACACCCTGATGGATTGCGGCGTTGGAACCATCATGTGGTCGAACATCATCGCCTACGACAAGACCAAGTTCCCGAACGGCGGTCCCAAGACCATTGCCGATTTCTTCGACCTAAAGAAGTTTCCGGGCAAGCGCGGCCTGAGCAACAAGCCAAATGTCAACCTTGAGTGGGCGCTCATGGCCGATGGTGTGCCGAACGACAAGGTTTATGAAACGCTCGCGACCAAAGAGGGTCTCGACAGGGCGTTTGCGGAGCTCGACTCGATCAAAAAGGACGTGGTGTTTTGGGGCGCGCATGCTCAGGCACCGCAGCTTCTCGCGGACGGCGAAGTCGTCATGACGGCAGCGGCGAATGGCCGGATTTACGACGCGATCTCCAAGGAGAACAAACCCTTCGAGATTGTGTGGGACGGACAAATCTGGAATCTGGACGTATGGGCGATCTCGAAGGCAAGCAAGAATAAGGACGCTGCTCTGGACTTCGTGAAGTTCTCGACGACGGGCCAGCGCCTTGCAGACATGACTAAGTACATCAGCTACGGCCCGGTCAGAAAGTCATCCCAAAGTTTGGTTCCCGAGACGATCCGGACCAGCCTGCCGACCTACGAAGACAACTTCAAGACGTCTCTTGCGAACGATCTCGAGTTCTGGGCAGATCATCAGGATGAGATCAACCAGCGCTGGGCGACCTGGATGGCGAAGTAA
- a CDS encoding ABC transporter ATP-binding protein, whose amino-acid sequence MNSGSAAFVHFHEVQKSYDGSCLVVQSLSLAIAKGEFVTMLGPSGSGKTTSLMMLAGFERPTGGKITVAGRDLTNVPPHRRDIGMVFQNYALFPHMTIEENVAFPLVARKMPKPEIASRVRGALERIRMGALAHRRPAQLSGGQQQRVALARALVFEPSLVLMDEPLGALDKQLREHMQMEIKHLHEELGLTVVYVTHDQDEALAMSDRVAVFNNGIIEQVGAARAIYESPETAFVSSFVGENNHLSGLISSAARNGCVVTVGKVDMQCVAVGSLKRGDSAVVSLRPERVSLVHDGSVFANTAKAIAKEVVYFGDHLRLSCQLEDGQTVTMKQPNRDGITQISVGQPVLLGWQATDARAFSSQKVPGNG is encoded by the coding sequence ATGAATAGCGGCAGCGCAGCGTTCGTGCATTTCCACGAAGTGCAAAAAAGCTACGACGGCTCTTGCCTTGTCGTGCAGTCCCTTTCCCTTGCCATAGCAAAGGGAGAATTTGTCACGATGCTAGGGCCATCGGGGTCGGGCAAGACAACGTCGCTGATGATGCTTGCAGGTTTCGAGCGGCCCACCGGCGGCAAGATCACCGTAGCAGGACGCGACCTAACGAACGTTCCTCCTCACCGGAGGGATATCGGCATGGTCTTTCAGAACTATGCCTTGTTTCCTCACATGACCATTGAGGAGAACGTGGCGTTCCCCCTCGTGGCGCGCAAGATGCCGAAGCCGGAGATTGCATCCCGTGTCCGCGGGGCGCTGGAACGGATTCGCATGGGCGCACTGGCGCATCGTCGCCCCGCTCAGCTTTCAGGCGGCCAGCAGCAGCGAGTGGCCCTCGCCCGCGCTCTGGTGTTCGAGCCGTCGCTCGTGCTGATGGATGAACCCTTAGGCGCGCTCGACAAGCAGCTGCGCGAACACATGCAGATGGAGATCAAGCACCTGCACGAGGAGCTCGGCCTTACCGTGGTGTATGTCACGCATGATCAGGACGAAGCCTTGGCGATGTCTGACCGCGTGGCGGTATTCAACAACGGCATTATTGAGCAGGTCGGCGCTGCCCGCGCGATTTATGAATCGCCTGAAACGGCATTCGTGTCGTCATTCGTGGGCGAGAATAACCACCTGAGCGGCTTGATCTCTTCGGCTGCTCGCAACGGGTGTGTCGTGACCGTCGGAAAAGTCGACATGCAATGCGTTGCCGTCGGATCCTTGAAGCGGGGAGATAGCGCGGTGGTCTCGCTTCGTCCGGAGCGCGTGTCGTTGGTACATGATGGTTCGGTTTTCGCCAACACCGCGAAAGCTATCGCAAAGGAAGTAGTCTACTTCGGAGATCATCTGCGCCTGTCGTGCCAGCTCGAAGACGGGCAAACCGTGACGATGAAACAGCCGAACAGAGACGGGATCACACAGATCTCCGTCGGTCAGCCGGTGCTTCTCGGTTGGCAAGCCACCGACGCGCGAGCCTTTTCATCCCAGAAAGTGCCTGGCAATGGCTGA
- a CDS encoding ABC transporter permease, whose product MLFLFFTFLLPLGYILRLSVYDPTIHDGLPRTAEALQSWSGNGAPDEHTFQALAQDLIDARQADIVGSIANRLNVEAAGLRSAFARTARRLGEKPPSGHYSEWFQRADPVWGEQSTWQVINQLRSSVSANYYLAAVDLRRNASGGIEMAPEENRIHTTLFARTFLIAFSVTALCILLGYPVAYLIATSSKLVGTIMIVLVLLPFWTSLLVRTTGWIVLLQSQGVLNDLLVYLGLISDENRVRMIYNLAGTLIAMTHILLPFFILPLYSVMVSISPVYMRAAQSLGAHRFYAFWKVYFPNTLPGVGSGALLAFILAVGYYITPALVGGQSGQMISNMIAFHVQSSLNWGLAAALGIILLSVILILYAVYHRYSDANRLVN is encoded by the coding sequence TTGTTGTTCCTGTTCTTCACCTTCCTCCTTCCGCTCGGCTACATCCTGCGCTTAAGCGTTTACGATCCGACCATTCATGATGGGCTTCCGCGGACCGCAGAGGCACTGCAAAGTTGGAGTGGAAACGGGGCTCCCGATGAGCACACGTTTCAGGCCCTCGCCCAGGACCTGATCGACGCGCGGCAGGCGGATATTGTCGGCTCAATTGCCAATCGGCTGAACGTCGAGGCAGCGGGACTGCGTAGTGCGTTCGCGAGAACTGCTCGGCGTCTCGGGGAGAAGCCTCCCAGCGGTCATTACTCAGAGTGGTTTCAACGGGCAGATCCGGTATGGGGTGAGCAGTCAACCTGGCAGGTCATCAACCAATTACGAAGCTCAGTGAGCGCGAACTATTACCTCGCAGCCGTCGATCTTCGTCGCAACGCCTCCGGCGGCATCGAAATGGCCCCTGAGGAAAACCGTATACACACCACGCTCTTTGCAAGGACTTTCCTCATCGCTTTTTCGGTGACGGCTCTATGCATTCTTCTCGGCTACCCGGTGGCCTACTTGATTGCGACTTCATCGAAGCTTGTTGGTACGATCATGATCGTACTGGTTCTACTCCCATTCTGGACCTCTCTGCTGGTCAGAACCACCGGTTGGATCGTGCTTCTACAGTCTCAGGGCGTTCTGAATGACCTGCTTGTTTACCTCGGTCTTATTTCGGACGAGAACAGGGTGAGAATGATCTACAACCTTGCCGGCACCCTGATTGCCATGACGCACATCCTTCTGCCCTTCTTCATCCTCCCTCTATACAGCGTAATGGTTTCGATCTCCCCGGTCTATATGCGCGCTGCGCAGTCGTTGGGTGCCCACCGGTTCTACGCGTTCTGGAAGGTGTACTTTCCTAACACGCTCCCGGGTGTAGGCTCGGGCGCGCTCCTCGCATTCATACTCGCCGTGGGCTACTATATTACCCCCGCCCTGGTCGGCGGACAGTCCGGGCAGATGATCTCGAACATGATCGCATTCCACGTTCAGTCGTCCCTCAATTGGGGCCTGGCAGCGGCACTCGGCATAATCCTCCTGTCGGTCATCCTGATCCTCTACGCCGTGTACCACCGATATTCCGACGCCAATCGTTTGGTGAACTGA